A stretch of Myxococcus hansupus DNA encodes these proteins:
- a CDS encoding IS630 family transposase gives MREGWWRARRTSRASWALPAREGRARWTVRLIAEEAVRRGFVAKVGRETVRELLLRHDLKPWREKMWCVPKLDAQYIERMEDVLELYARPLCPAQPVVCFDERPVQLLEWVRPAAPACPGREARQDYTCFRCGTANLFCAVEPKEGWHFVKANSSKKSEAFAEALRDVANHYPSAEAIHLALDNLSTHSCRALEVRFGVRAGRRLWRRFTVHFTPVHGSWRNQAEIEISLLSRQCLGKRRVPTLDRLDQETDAWGQWANHQRLRICWRFTIPKARAKFGYDPPNFSWSKD, from the coding sequence TTGCGCGAGGGCTGGTGGCGAGCGCGGCGGACGTCGCGGGCCAGTTGGGCTTTACCCGCGCGGGAGGGCCGTGCCCGCTGGACGGTACGCCTCATTGCCGAGGAGGCGGTGCGCAGGGGCTTCGTTGCGAAGGTAGGGCGGGAGACCGTGCGCGAACTGCTCCTGCGTCATGATTTGAAGCCTTGGCGGGAAAAAATGTGGTGCGTGCCAAAGCTGGACGCCCAGTACATCGAGCGCATGGAGGACGTACTGGAGCTGTACGCGCGGCCGCTATGCCCGGCGCAACCTGTCGTCTGCTTTGATGAGAGGCCTGTGCAACTGCTGGAGTGGGTGCGTCCTGCTGCACCTGCCTGCCCTGGACGGGAAGCTCGCCAAGACTACACCTGCTTTCGTTGCGGCACCGCCAATCTCTTCTGTGCAGTGGAGCCCAAGGAGGGCTGGCATTTCGTGAAGGCTAATTCCAGCAAAAAGAGCGAGGCGTTCGCTGAAGCGCTGCGGGACGTTGCCAATCACTACCCGAGCGCAGAAGCCATTCACCTTGCGCTCGACAACCTCAGCACTCATTCCTGCCGAGCCTTGGAGGTACGATTCGGGGTACGAGCAGGTCGTCGACTCTGGCGGCGCTTCACTGTGCATTTCACGCCCGTGCACGGCAGTTGGCGCAATCAAGCTGAGATAGAGATTTCCCTGCTCTCCCGTCAGTGCCTGGGCAAACGGCGCGTCCCAACCCTCGACAGGCTCGACCAGGAAACAGACGCGTGGGGGCAGTGGGCCAACCACCAGCGACTCCGAATCTGCTGGCGGTTCACCATTCCAAAGGCTCGGGCGAAATTCGGATACGACCCACCAAACTTCTCCTGGTCAAAGGATTAG
- a CDS encoding IS3 family transposase (programmed frameshift) has protein sequence MSATDEKQRKPRRPRREFTAEFKAGAVRLVLEEGKTIPQAARDLDLTESALRLWVEQTKTDRGGGRPGALTTVEREELSRLRKENRELRMEREIPKKRGGLLREGDEVKFSFIHAKKALFPVAVLCRHLGVSRSGYYAWAARPECERKQRDRALHLEVAAVHQESRGTYGAPRVHAELKARGQRVARKRVARLMRQAGLRGRARRRFVRTTDSAHHHPVAPNTLERNFQPGQLHRTWVGDITYVWTDEGWLYLAVLLDLFSRKVVGWAMGERIDRGLVLRALDMALLSRPAPQLHHSDRGSQYASEDYRRLLEEHGIGCSMSRKGNCWDNAVAESFFSTLKLELVYVTRFKTREAAKQSLFEYIEVFYNRKRRHSALGYVCPAEYERMAETKRLAA, from the exons ATGTCCGCGACTGACGAGAAGCAGAGGAAGCCCCGTAGGCCACGCCGGGAGTTCACGGCGGAGTTCAAGGCCGGGGCGGTGAGGCTGGTGCTGGAGGAGGGGAAAACGATTCCCCAGGCCGCCCGAGACTTGGACCTGACGGAGTCAGCGCTGCGGCTGTGGGTCGAGCAGACGAAGACGGACCGGGGCGGGGGCAGGCCTGGAGCGCTGACGACGGTGGAGCGCGAGGAACTCTCTCGGCTGCGCAAGGAGAACCGGGAGCTGCGGATGGAGCGGGAGATAC CTAAAAAACGCGGCGGCCTTCTTCGCGAAGGAGATGAAGTGAAGTTCTCCTTCATCCACGCGAAGAAGGCCCTCTTTCCCGTCGCTGTCCTCTGTCGTCACCTGGGCGTCTCACGCAGTGGCTACTACGCCTGGGCGGCGCGGCCCGAGTGCGAGCGGAAGCAACGCGACCGGGCGCTTCATCTCGAAGTGGCAGCCGTCCACCAGGAGAGCCGGGGCACGTACGGCGCTCCGCGGGTGCATGCGGAACTCAAAGCGAGAGGCCAGCGGGTGGCGCGGAAGCGAGTGGCTCGCCTGATGCGCCAGGCGGGCCTGCGTGGCCGTGCACGGCGTCGCTTCGTACGGACCACCGACTCGGCCCACCACCACCCCGTGGCGCCGAACACCCTGGAGAGGAACTTCCAACCCGGTCAGCTCCACCGTACGTGGGTGGGTGACATCACCTATGTCTGGACCGACGAGGGCTGGCTGTACCTGGCGGTGCTGCTGGACCTCTTCAGCCGCAAGGTGGTGGGCTGGGCGATGGGCGAGAGAATCGACCGCGGCCTGGTGCTGCGCGCACTCGACATGGCGTTGCTCAGCCGTCCCGCCCCGCAACTTCACCACTCGGATAGGGGCAGCCAATACGCAAGCGAGGACTACCGCCGGCTGCTGGAGGAGCACGGCATCGGATGCAGCATGTCGCGCAAGGGTAACTGCTGGGACAACGCCGTGGCGGAAAGCTTCTTCTCCACCCTGAAGTTGGAGCTCGTCTACGTCACCCGCTTCAAGACGCGTGAGGCGGCGAAGCAGTCGCTGTTCGAGTACATTGAGGTGTTCTACAACCGGAAGCGGCGCCACTCAGCCCTGGGCTACGTCTGCCCTGCGGAGTACGAGCGGATGGCCGAAACCAAGAGGCTGGCAGCATAG
- a CDS encoding recombinase family protein, whose protein sequence is MKDKRLVVSEYEAVVVREAFKLYLQHQQASVVSRLLNETGRKTKRYEAQRGATRAARKWTTQDVLRLLRSSLYAGFVPYGDEMRPGEHPAIVDRATFHQVQDVLEGRGPGIQYHWRNPDYVLRGLLRCGMCGEAMTPGSTRKGTREYRYYRCVTRDTQGKEGCQASPLSAAALEDFVVARLREVSVGGGFATQVHARLTSRLEEKHKALRAERVRLPKDLARSAGESAKWVDSLSKLEGPSRRLLEQKRTAAEEESAGMKKRLAEVERALDAMEGEKLEAAWVAQALADFDAVWDALTAANRGRLLQALVGRVVVDEETDSVDVHLAHAGESATPLREEVAP, encoded by the coding sequence GTGAAGGACAAGCGCCTCGTGGTGAGTGAGTACGAGGCGGTGGTGGTGCGGGAGGCCTTCAAGTTGTACCTCCAGCACCAGCAGGCCTCGGTGGTGTCGCGCCTCCTCAACGAGACGGGGCGGAAGACGAAGCGGTACGAGGCCCAGCGTGGTGCCACGCGCGCGGCCCGGAAATGGACGACGCAGGATGTGCTGCGCCTCTTGCGCAGCTCCCTGTACGCGGGCTTCGTGCCGTATGGCGACGAGATGCGCCCGGGCGAGCACCCGGCGATTGTAGACAGGGCCACCTTCCATCAGGTGCAGGACGTCCTGGAGGGCCGCGGCCCGGGCATCCAGTACCACTGGCGCAACCCGGACTACGTGCTGCGAGGCCTCCTGCGCTGCGGCATGTGCGGCGAGGCCATGACGCCCGGCTCCACGCGTAAGGGTACGCGCGAGTACCGCTACTACCGCTGCGTCACCCGGGACACGCAGGGGAAGGAAGGGTGCCAGGCCTCGCCTCTTTCGGCTGCCGCCCTGGAGGACTTCGTCGTCGCCCGGCTGCGGGAAGTCTCGGTGGGTGGGGGCTTCGCAACGCAGGTGCATGCCCGCCTCACGTCGCGGCTGGAGGAGAAGCACAAGGCCCTGCGCGCGGAGCGCGTGCGGCTCCCGAAGGACTTGGCCAGGAGCGCCGGGGAGTCCGCGAAGTGGGTGGATTCCCTCTCGAAGCTGGAGGGCCCCTCCCGGCGCCTCCTGGAACAGAAGCGGACGGCTGCGGAAGAAGAGTCCGCCGGCATGAAGAAGCGGCTGGCGGAGGTGGAGCGCGCGCTGGACGCCATGGAGGGGGAGAAGCTGGAGGCGGCGTGGGTGGCCCAGGCCTTGGCGGACTTCGACGCGGTGTGGGACGCCCTCACGGCCGCCAACCGGGGGCGCCTGCTGCAGGCCCTCGTCGGCCGAGTCGTGGTGGACGAGGAGACGGACAGCGTGGACGTGCACCTTGCCCATGCAGGTGAATCCGCGACGCCCCTGCGCGAGGAGGTGGCGCCGTGA
- a CDS encoding helix-turn-helix domain-containing protein, producing the protein MQSTYFIRLGTPLVEVAALTGFSDQSHLTRHFKRITSITPGAFAQKVR; encoded by the coding sequence ATGCAGTCGACGTACTTCATCCGCCTCGGCACGCCGCTGGTGGAGGTGGCAGCTCTCACTGGCTTCTCGGATCAAAGTCATCTCACGAGACACTTCAAGCGCATCACCAGCATCACACCAGGCGCATTCGCACAGAAGGTGCGCTGA
- a CDS encoding SMI1/KNR4 family protein, producing the protein MRILDVVEAINQLASGKGLSPLTVGPAFGVNEIEAIEASLGALLPSELFDFLSRFGRVDAWGVAATFDLHSLVAESKSLTRTLTSSPRFRPQKYPFLAPLHSGDAVAVIVGTTDAASVGYSFVIANKTRRENSAFWFFWRDEYQFEQVADNVTDWLDSFLGYALAYAIQHSKESSP; encoded by the coding sequence ATGAGAATCCTTGATGTGGTAGAGGCCATTAATCAACTCGCTTCCGGCAAGGGGCTTTCTCCTCTCACGGTGGGGCCTGCGTTCGGCGTGAATGAGATCGAGGCCATTGAAGCGAGCCTTGGCGCCTTGCTTCCCAGCGAACTCTTCGATTTCTTGTCTCGCTTCGGCCGCGTCGATGCGTGGGGCGTCGCCGCTACGTTCGACCTCCACTCATTGGTTGCCGAATCGAAATCGCTGACGCGAACGCTCACGTCGTCGCCGAGGTTCCGCCCGCAGAAATACCCGTTCCTGGCCCCCCTTCACTCGGGCGATGCTGTCGCCGTCATCGTGGGCACGACGGATGCGGCGTCGGTGGGGTATTCATTCGTTATTGCGAACAAGACACGCCGTGAAAACAGTGCGTTTTGGTTCTTCTGGCGCGACGAATACCAGTTTGAACAGGTTGCCGACAATGTGACCGATTGGCTCGACTCTTTCTTGGGTTACGCGCTCGCATACGCAATCCAACATTCGAAGGAGTCCTCGCCCTGA
- a CDS encoding helix-turn-helix domain-containing protein encodes MSGEDWLEVQRAVAAGQTQEAAAQAVGVNERTLQRLLRRAGGIRRPPRVRSTLRLSVEEREEVAA; translated from the coding sequence ATGAGTGGAGAGGACTGGCTGGAGGTGCAGCGCGCGGTGGCCGCAGGGCAGACGCAGGAGGCGGCAGCGCAGGCAGTCGGGGTGAATGAGCGCACGCTGCAGCGCCTGTTGCGCCGGGCGGGAGGCATCCGGCGGCCGCCGCGCGTGCGCTCTACTTTGCGTTTGAGCGTGGAGGAGCGCGAGGAGGTGGCGGCGTGA
- a CDS encoding WD40 repeat domain-containing protein encodes MWDVAAERTASTLTVAEGLNKVRLFPAGDLLAATFEDKVARVYALDSGRVVESAPLTARPRALVVSPEGAVYWAGYAANGDVVWSWTPGSAPKPLLKDIHTFEPTCGLSLSDDGTKLWCFFEWDLVVFDTRTGQELSRFKGERDVAIGPSFVLPTGPRVVGVKSHLNRDDDPVRPRLYRWDHETGGADWNSEILGLGHGQETLLAMARSTRWLAAVGSEGVTLVSSRSGRVLGVLPCEVPPWDVSCLSVSPNDRFVAVGTSRGDLVVYDLGGADLERDLAVPGIPKRSRGGSPLLLRLQKRPGLWLRVHANGDLEKAEGDARTDSVNMTPVAHGGKAAVHPSFLAWELRGRLWSYDLTQPLPPKGARAVQVFIGTDLVVEGCIGIEGPENVLGFDSDPDSIEERVEGALSARKILDGIKDLLSSLPGD; translated from the coding sequence GTGTGGGACGTCGCGGCCGAGCGGACCGCGTCGACGCTCACGGTTGCCGAGGGGCTCAACAAGGTCCGGCTATTCCCGGCGGGGGATCTGCTGGCCGCGACATTCGAGGACAAGGTCGCCCGGGTGTACGCGCTGGACTCCGGCAGGGTGGTGGAGAGCGCCCCCCTGACAGCGCGTCCCAGGGCGCTGGTGGTCTCTCCGGAGGGCGCCGTGTATTGGGCGGGATATGCCGCCAATGGCGACGTGGTCTGGTCGTGGACGCCGGGCTCGGCTCCGAAGCCGCTCCTGAAGGACATCCACACCTTCGAGCCCACCTGTGGCCTGTCGCTCTCCGACGACGGGACGAAGCTGTGGTGCTTCTTCGAGTGGGACCTCGTGGTGTTCGATACGCGGACAGGACAAGAGCTCTCGCGGTTCAAGGGAGAGCGGGACGTCGCCATCGGGCCGAGCTTCGTGCTGCCGACCGGGCCTCGCGTGGTGGGCGTGAAGTCACACCTCAACCGGGATGACGACCCGGTCCGGCCGCGCCTCTACAGGTGGGACCACGAAACCGGCGGGGCGGACTGGAATTCGGAGATCCTGGGGCTTGGCCACGGTCAAGAAACGTTGCTGGCGATGGCCCGGAGCACGCGCTGGCTCGCGGCCGTCGGCTCGGAGGGCGTGACACTCGTTTCGAGTCGTAGCGGGCGGGTGCTCGGGGTGCTGCCATGCGAGGTGCCCCCATGGGACGTCTCCTGCCTGAGCGTGTCTCCGAATGACCGCTTCGTCGCGGTGGGCACTTCGAGGGGCGACCTGGTTGTCTACGATCTCGGCGGCGCGGACCTCGAACGTGACCTGGCGGTGCCGGGCATTCCCAAGCGCTCACGCGGAGGCAGTCCGCTCCTGCTGCGGCTGCAGAAGCGGCCGGGATTGTGGCTCCGGGTGCATGCGAATGGCGATCTCGAGAAGGCCGAAGGCGATGCCCGCACCGACTCGGTCAACATGACCCCGGTCGCCCACGGAGGAAAGGCGGCCGTCCACCCTTCCTTCCTCGCCTGGGAGCTTCGCGGGCGCCTCTGGTCGTACGACCTCACGCAGCCTTTGCCTCCAAAGGGGGCCCGTGCCGTGCAGGTCTTCATCGGAACCGACCTGGTTGTCGAGGGCTGTATCGGCATCGAGGGCCCCGAGAACGTCCTCGGCTTCGACAGCGACCCCGACAGTATCGAGGAGCGGGTCGAAGGAGCGCTCAGCGCGCGGAAAATCCTCGATGGCATCAAGGACCTGCTGTCGTCGCTGCCGGGCGACTGA
- a CDS encoding bifunctional metallophosphatase/5'-nucleotidase has protein sequence MPQATPRSSPLEARPSVFLLAGAFVTGMFLFAQGGCGGDECQDTADCREAKGPPASNTEWVCEDNRCEQHSVEVPPPDSGTDAGTPDSGTPDSGTPDSGAPDSGPTTVSVQVLAFNDFHGQLEAPAGQILAGVASDGGPVRVNAGGVTYFARHIAALRATNPNTVVVAAGDLIGASPLLSGLFHDEPTVEAMNLIGLDLVAVGNHEFDEGSTELLRMQSGGCHPVDGCQDGDGFPGAKFKFLAANVATGVDRTLFPRYDVREFEGVKVAFIGMTLEATPEAVTPTGVAGLTFKDEVQTVNALVPELRRQGIEAIIVVVHQGGIPTPGSLVNDCKGAGADGHISGAIVGMAKGLDNAVDVIVSGHTHQAYNCVIAGKVVTSASSMGQLVTDIDLTLSKATGDVVEARANNVIVTRDVPEVGAVKELVAKYQGLAAPMANRVIGWVAQALRTQSNSAGQSTLGSVIADSHLEATKPANLGGAQVAFMNPGGVRADLAQGEVTYGQAFTAQPFGNSLVTLTLTGAQIEQLLEQQWRPSGATLMLIPSAGFTYSFSASAPVGNRVDPASIRINGVMVDPAANYRVTANSYLANGGDGVQVLVEGTNRLGGAVDSDALEAYLKAHSSQASPLPAPALNRITRLP, from the coding sequence ATGCCACAAGCCACACCGCGCTCGTCACCGCTGGAAGCGCGTCCCAGCGTCTTCCTGCTCGCCGGAGCGTTCGTCACCGGCATGTTCCTCTTCGCCCAGGGCGGCTGCGGAGGTGACGAGTGCCAGGACACCGCCGACTGCCGTGAAGCCAAGGGACCGCCGGCTTCGAACACGGAGTGGGTCTGCGAGGACAATCGCTGTGAGCAGCATTCTGTCGAGGTGCCGCCCCCGGACTCCGGCACGGACGCGGGGACGCCCGACTCGGGGACGCCTGACTCGGGGACTCCCGACTCGGGGGCGCCCGACTCGGGCCCCACCACGGTGAGCGTGCAGGTGCTCGCGTTCAATGACTTCCACGGGCAGCTCGAGGCGCCCGCGGGCCAGATTCTGGCGGGCGTGGCCTCCGACGGTGGGCCGGTGCGGGTGAACGCGGGCGGCGTGACGTACTTCGCCCGGCACATCGCGGCCCTGCGGGCCACCAATCCGAACACGGTGGTGGTAGCGGCGGGAGACCTCATTGGCGCCTCCCCGTTGCTGTCGGGGCTCTTCCACGACGAGCCCACCGTCGAGGCGATGAACCTGATTGGCCTGGACCTGGTCGCGGTGGGCAACCACGAGTTCGACGAGGGCAGCACGGAGCTGTTGCGCATGCAGTCGGGCGGCTGCCACCCGGTGGATGGCTGCCAGGACGGGGATGGCTTCCCGGGCGCGAAGTTCAAGTTCCTGGCGGCCAACGTGGCCACGGGCGTGGACCGCACGCTGTTCCCCCGCTACGACGTGCGCGAGTTCGAGGGCGTGAAGGTGGCCTTCATCGGCATGACGTTGGAGGCCACGCCGGAAGCCGTCACGCCCACGGGCGTGGCGGGGCTCACCTTCAAGGACGAAGTGCAGACGGTGAACGCGCTGGTGCCGGAGCTGCGGCGGCAGGGCATCGAAGCCATCATCGTGGTGGTGCACCAGGGCGGAATTCCGACCCCGGGCTCGCTGGTGAACGATTGCAAGGGCGCGGGGGCGGACGGGCACATCTCAGGCGCCATCGTGGGCATGGCCAAGGGACTCGATAACGCGGTGGACGTCATCGTCAGCGGCCACACGCATCAGGCCTACAACTGCGTCATCGCTGGCAAGGTCGTCACGAGCGCCTCGTCGATGGGGCAGCTCGTCACGGACATCGACCTGACGTTGAGCAAGGCGACGGGCGACGTCGTGGAGGCGCGCGCGAACAACGTCATCGTCACTCGCGACGTGCCGGAGGTCGGCGCGGTGAAGGAGCTGGTGGCGAAGTACCAGGGGCTCGCCGCGCCGATGGCCAACCGGGTCATCGGCTGGGTGGCGCAGGCGCTCAGGACCCAGTCGAACTCCGCGGGCCAGTCCACCCTGGGCTCCGTCATCGCGGACTCGCATCTGGAGGCGACGAAGCCCGCGAACCTGGGTGGGGCGCAGGTGGCCTTCATGAACCCGGGCGGAGTGCGCGCGGACCTCGCCCAGGGCGAGGTCACCTACGGCCAGGCCTTCACCGCGCAGCCGTTCGGCAACAGCCTGGTCACCCTGACTCTGACGGGCGCGCAAATCGAGCAACTGCTGGAGCAGCAGTGGCGGCCGTCGGGAGCCACCCTCATGCTGATTCCGTCGGCGGGCTTCACCTATTCGTTCAGCGCGTCGGCGCCCGTCGGAAACCGCGTCGACCCGGCGTCCATCCGGATCAACGGCGTGATGGTGGACCCGGCGGCGAACTACCGCGTCACCGCGAACAGCTACCTCGCGAATGGAGGGGATGGCGTCCAGGTGCTTGTCGAGGGGACGAACCGGCTGGGTGGCGCCGTGGACAGCGACGCGCTGGAGGCATACCTGAAGGCACACAGCAGCCAGGCGAGCCCCTTGCCCGCCCCCGCGCTCAATCGCATCACCAGGCTGCCCTGA
- a CDS encoding DMP19 family protein, whose amino-acid sequence MTPDDNRIVDVGFDEKHILLHMADGHVLATPSSGYIRVDKATPEQRRGWVLTEDGRGVNWPELWAPSTDGMLSVWAIEQDALYAHALARLQQAHRDFSAVPDDERDLVALWRMEADINNGGFMQFFCNWGEEICELAIEALGRVGAHGVQQCLKDMLGVVAHYGETEEMVSLSDLPAMLTDAERDRLYALDQAFWKYPEPLGKLVVRHYTPRVTGRLSRVD is encoded by the coding sequence ATGACTCCGGACGACAACCGTATCGTCGACGTGGGGTTCGACGAGAAGCACATCCTTCTGCACATGGCGGATGGCCACGTGCTGGCCACGCCGAGCAGCGGCTACATCCGTGTCGACAAAGCCACGCCCGAGCAGCGGCGCGGCTGGGTCCTCACCGAGGACGGTCGTGGCGTGAACTGGCCGGAGCTATGGGCCCCCTCCACCGATGGCATGCTCAGCGTCTGGGCCATCGAACAGGACGCGCTCTACGCGCATGCCCTGGCGCGGTTGCAGCAGGCCCACCGGGATTTTTCGGCCGTGCCCGATGATGAGCGCGACCTGGTCGCGCTGTGGCGCATGGAAGCCGACATCAACAACGGCGGCTTCATGCAGTTCTTCTGCAACTGGGGCGAAGAGATTTGCGAGCTGGCCATCGAGGCGCTGGGCAGGGTGGGTGCCCATGGCGTGCAGCAATGCCTGAAAGACATGCTGGGCGTCGTCGCTCACTACGGTGAGACCGAAGAGATGGTTTCACTGTCCGACCTGCCGGCCATGCTGACCGACGCTGAGCGGGACCGGCTGTATGCGTTGGATCAGGCCTTCTGGAAATATCCTGAACCACTCGGCAAGCTCGTCGTGAGGCATTACACGCCACGCGTGACGGGGCGTTTGAGCCGCGTGGATTAG